A stretch of Zymoseptoria tritici IPO323 chromosome 1, whole genome shotgun sequence DNA encodes these proteins:
- a CDS encoding ATP synthase subunit 4, mitochondrial has translation MASRLAKLALSGARVGRPALPRIALPAITTFSTSAARRESNVPQKDPKSAANSILESLPGNSIAAKTAILSAGAGLSVAAISNELYVVNEESIVMLSLLTIYWAVYTYGGPMYSEWAQGQHDKVKGILNAAREDHTNAVKARIDSVKDLSGVIDVTKDLFAVSKETAQLEAQAYELQQKTDLAAEAKAVLDSWVRYEGQVKARQQKELAESVIAKIEKDLENPKVLDQILRQAVSDVERIVAQK, from the exons ATGGCGTCGCGATTGGCAAAGCTCGCGCTCTCGG GCGCTCGCGTCGGAAGACCAGCCCTCCCCCGTATCGCCCTCCCAGCAATCactaccttctcgacctcCGCCGCCCGCCGTGAGAGCAACGTGCCTCAGAAGGACCCCAAGTCCGCCGCCAACTCCATCCTCGAGTCGCTTCCGGGCAACAGCATCGCCGCCAAGaccgccatcctctccgcaGGCGCCGGCCTCTCCGTAGCTGCCATCAGCAATGAACTCTATGTTGTGAATGAGGAGTCCATTGTGATGCTCTCGCTTTTGACCATCTACTGGGCCGTCTACACCTACGGAGGACCGATGTACAGCGAGTGGGCACAGGGTCAGCATGACAAGGTCAAGGGAATTCTCAACGCTGCGCGGGAAGACCACACCAATGCTGTCAAGGCCCGCATTGACAGCGTCAAGGATCTCAGTGGAGTGATTGATGTCACCAAGGATCTCTTCGCTGTGTCCAAG GAAACCGCTCAGCTCGAGGCCCAGGCATACGAGCTCCAGCAGAAGACCGACCTTGCCGCTGAGGCCAAGGCTGTTCTCGACTCATGGGTGCGCTACGAGGGCCAGGTCAAGGCCAGACAACAGAAGGAGCTCGCAGAGTCCGTCATTGCCAAGATTGAGAAGGACCTCGAGAACCCCAAGGTCCTCGACCAGATCCTCAGGCAGGCGGTGTCAGATGTTGAAC GTATCGTCGCGCAGAAATAG